The DNA sequence AGCCAGTGCTGCCCCGGTAGTTCACATCCAGTACGGCAAAGCCCCGGCTGGTCCAGTACTGGATTTTCAGGTTGAGGGCGGAACTGGTTGCCCCGGTTGGACCGCCATGGCAGACGACGATGAGCGGTGGCAGGCTGTTTGCCGGACCATTGAATCCGGGGTTGGCCGGTGGGTAAAAGAATCCGTGGGCGATATTTCCCCCACCGGTTGGAAAGCTGACCGATTGAGGGTTGGACAGATAACCCGATTGAATAGCCGGTGAACAGCTGCTGGCCAATACACGGAGAGTATCCCTCTCGCCGATATCCAATTGTGCCAGTTCTGCTCCCCGGGTGGCGGATGCCCCCACCAGCCATACGCGATTGTCCTCACAATAGAGGTCAGAGATCTGGGTGTAGTCGGTTGAAACCGGTTGCAAGGCCTGGCCGGGCGCCAACATGGCCAGTTGCCAACTCCCCTGCTGTGTATAACTGCAGACCAGTGTCCCGTCGTCGCAGAAACCATAGTTGGACATGCCCAATACCCAGAGAGGGGTGGCAAACTCAGCCTTCATCGGCAACAGGGCCGAGATCTGATCACTGCCGGGGTCCCAGCGGTACAGGTTCCACCAGTTGTTGCGGTCCGAAATAAAACACAGTTGGTTATCCGGTGACCAGCAGGGCTGCACAATCGATTCATGGCCACTACCGGCAAGCAGGCGTGGTGCCCCGGGGTTACCGTCGGTGTCCAGTTCTGCCAGCCAGAGCTGGGTGTTGTCCCAGGGTAAATCCGGATGATCCCAGCTGACCCAGCACAGCTGCTCATTGTGCTTGTCGAGCCGTGGATAAGCGTAAAAGTCCGCGCCTTCACAGAGCCGTTGAATGGCCATTGACTGATCCAGTGGTACCGAAACCAGAAGATTTTCTGGCTCCCCCGGTTGTGTATGGTTTTCTGCCACGCAAATCAGCCGCTGGCGTTTGCGATCCAGACAGAAATCGGCAAACCGGTAGTCACTTTCGGGGGTGAGTGGGCGCGGGATCGCATCGAGTACACTCAGGTCCTGAGCGTAGAGACGCTGATCGTCCTGAAGGCAGAAGTAAAGCGTATCGTCAGCTACCAGATAGGGAGTGCCACCGTATTCGTGTACCTTACTGCGGGCACTGAGGGGTGCCTTCAGGACGTCCCTGACATTACCCTGCGGGTCTTTTTGTACAATGACTGATCGACCGTTTTCCCACGGGCGGGACTCCAGCCAATAAAGATTGCCGCGATCCACACGAGGCCAGGCGTACCCGGGCACAGCGCTGGTGAGCAACGTGGGGACGATGGGAGATGTCCAACTGCCGTATGGTGCGGTTACCGACATCGGTCAGCCCCCGGCAAACTTGACGGCATGGCCCTGGCTGATCAGCGTGTCGCGAATCTTTTCCCGGTGGTCACCCTGAATTTCGATAATGCCGTTTTTGACACAACCCCCGGTACCGCAAAGTTCCTTGAGTTTTTTTGCCAAGGACTTCAGTTCGCTGTCGCTCATTTCGAGACCACTGATCGTGGTTACACCCTTGCCCTTTCGGCCACTGGTTTCACGGCGGATCCGCACAATGCCATCACCGGCAGGTCTGGCCGGGGCAGCATTGCCGGATTTGATGCGCCCGCTCTCCGTGGAATATACAAGACGGGATTCTTTACTCATGATGGCAGGTTTTTCCTGGGTTTAGGACGGTTAGTCCAGTGTGAGTACAATTTTGCCAATATGCTCGCTACTTTCCATCAATTGATGGGCTTTGGCGGCCTGGGCCAGTGGGAAAGTCTCATTGATAACCGGTGCAATGGCACCATTTTCCAGCAATGGCCAGACCTTATCCAGCACAGACCTCGCTATCGCGGCTTTTTCCGATA is a window from the Porticoccus hydrocarbonoclasticus MCTG13d genome containing:
- a CDS encoding S9 family peptidase, coding for MSVTAPYGSWTSPIVPTLLTSAVPGYAWPRVDRGNLYWLESRPWENGRSVIVQKDPQGNVRDVLKAPLSARSKVHEYGGTPYLVADDTLYFCLQDDQRLYAQDLSVLDAIPRPLTPESDYRFADFCLDRKRQRLICVAENHTQPGEPENLLVSVPLDQSMAIQRLCEGADFYAYPRLDKHNEQLCWVSWDHPDLPWDNTQLWLAELDTDGNPGAPRLLAGSGHESIVQPCWSPDNQLCFISDRNNWWNLYRWDPGSDQISALLPMKAEFATPLWVLGMSNYGFCDDGTLVCSYTQQGSWQLAMLAPGQALQPVSTDYTQISDLYCEDNRVWLVGASATRGAELAQLDIGERDTLRVLASSCSPAIQSGYLSNPQSVSFPTGGGNIAHGFFYPPANPGFNGPANSLPPLIVVCHGGPTGATSSALNLKIQYWTSRGFAVLDVNYRGSTGYGRQYRQQLHGQWGIVDVEDVTAGARHLIEQQKVDPQKIAIRGSSAGGYTVLAALCFRDMFKAGACLYGIGDLETLARDTHKFESRYLNRLVGPYPEKQSVYRDRSPLYHAEKFHCPVIFFQGMDDRVVPPEQALTMVNALKEKHLPVAYLPFAEEGHGFRKAETIHQALEAELYFYGKVFGFNPADKLPAISIDNLQE
- the yciH gene encoding stress response translation initiation inhibitor YciH, whose translation is MSKESRLVYSTESGRIKSGNAAPARPAGDGIVRIRRETSGRKGKGVTTISGLEMSDSELKSLAKKLKELCGTGGCVKNGIIEIQGDHREKIRDTLISQGHAVKFAGG